The Deltaproteobacteria bacterium DNA window TCAGCATTCTGTTGGCCTTTAGGGCTGACTGCTGAGCGATACTTTGGAGACTTGGCGATCTTTGGCTTCAATCAGGGAAACAAACACATCTTCCAAGGAAGGCTCAATCTGTTCCAAGCGCTTCGTGGCGATTCCCCGAGCGGCGAGAAGGGCAGGGATATACGTAGAGAGGTCTTCTTCCCGGCGGGTCACCACATGCAAAGTATTGCCGAAAACCGCTACTTCGGTTAGGGGGGGTTCTTGCATCTGGGCGGCTGGCCGGCCAGTTACCCCTGCACCCTCTTTCAAAACTCCCAAGGCCTCATGCAAGTGGTCCGTTTCCAGTTCCCACACAGCCTCCGGCATATACCTGGTTTTCAACTCTACCGGAGTTCCCAGGGCTATTATTTTCCCCCGATCGATCAGCGCGAGGCGATCACAGTACTCTGCTTCATCCATGTAATGAGTCGTAACAAATACGGTCACTCCCCGACCAGCCATTTCATAAATCAAATCCCAGAAGCTGCGGCGGGAAAGGGGATCCACCCCCGAGGTCGGTTCATCTAAAAAAAGGATGGAAGGCTCATGCAGAATGGCACAGCCCAGGGCCAGGCGCTGTTTCCACCCTCCGGCTAGGTTCCGGGTCAGGCTCTCTCGCCGGTCCTGGAGACCGGCCATCTGCAGCGCCCACTCTTTCCGCTCTTTTTTAATTCCCCGGGACAAACGGTAGATGCCGGAAAAGAAATCGAGATTCTCTTCCACCGTGAGGTCATCATAGAGGGAAAATTTTTGAGACATGTAGCCGATATTTTCTTTAATTTTTTCCGGCTCTGTGAAAATGTCGAAGCCGCTCACTTTACCCTTTCCGGCGGTAGGCACCAGGATGCCGCAAAGCATGCGGATGGTAGTGGATTTGCCCGCGCCGTTCGGACCCAGAAATCCAAAAATTTCTCCCTTCCTCACTTTGAGGGAGATATGGTCAACGGCGGTAAAGGCCCCAAAGTTCTTCACCAAATCTTCAATTTCCACTGCCCATTGCAGATGCTTATTTTCGTTCATCTTAGATGATAATTAGTTCGGAGTTGGGAGTTCGGAGATAAAAATGAATTAATCGGACTCATCACTCCGAACTTTTTCCGTAACGGTGGCGATAAAGACATCCTCCACAGAGGGAGTAATCCTTCTCACGGAAGAGATTTCCAAACCGGATTCCCTGAGCAGGCTTTCCATTTGCGGTCTGGTTTTTTCTCCGTCCTCCAGAACTACATGAATCCGGTCCCCGAAAATCCCCACGCTTCTTATCCCCGGAAGATTCTGGAGTAGGTTCCGGGCCTTCATTCTTTGCTGGCAGCGCACCTCCCAAAGCTCCCCTTTCATGAGGCCCTTGATTTCGTCGGGAGTGCCCACGGACAGGAGATTTCCTTGGTGCATCAGGCCGATGCGGTGGCAGCGCTCGGCCTCATCAAGGTAAGCCGTAGAAACAAAGATCGTCACTCCCTCCTTGAGAAGGTCGTAAAGGATGCGCCAGAAGTCCCGGCGCGATACAGGGTCTACGCCGTTTGTGGGTTCGTCGAGGAAAAGAACCTGGGGGGTATGAATCAGAGCGCAAGCCAATCCCAATTTTTGCTTCATCCCTCCCGAAAGATTTTGGGCCAGACGTTTTTGAAAGGGGGCCAGATTGCTAAAGGCCAGCAGACGATCAATTCGGGAGGGGCGCTCTTTCTGCGGGACGGCATAAAGATCGGCATAGAAGTTGATGTTCTCCATAACCGTCAAGTCGCTATAAAGAGCAAAGCGCTGGGCCATGTAACCGATTTTTTCCTTTAAGGGTTCGGCTTCCCGGGAAATGGGGTGATCCAGGACCCAGGCCTCTCCCGCTGTAGGGTGCAAGATGCCGCTAAACATGCGGATGGTTGTAGTCTTACCAGCCCCGTCTGGGCCCACGAGTCCAAAAATCTCCCCCTTTTTCACCTCCAGGTTTAGGTTGTTCACGGAGGTGAGAGCGCCGAACTTTTTGCTCAGATTTTCAGCTTTAATCGCCAGCATATTTGCCCCTTTTCCCACTTATTTCAGATGGATTTGGGCATCTGCGGGCATTCCCGGTTTGAGTTCGTTCTGGGGATTCTCCAGGGCAACCTTGATGCGATAGACGAGCTTCACACGCTCTTTTGCCGTCTGTACATTTTTGGGGGTAAATTCAGCTTCGGAGGAGATGAAAGTGACCTTGCCCGGATATTCCTTTCCCGGATAAGTATCCGTGGTCACGGAAACTTTCTGCCCAAGCTTCACTCTGCCCAGGTCACTCTCGTTGATAAAAGCCTTTAGCCAGGGTTTTTCAATTTGGCCCAGCGTAACAACTGCTCCTCCCGGAACGACAAACTCACCGGGTTCCGCATTCTTTACCAGAACGACTCCCGAAGTTGGAGCGTAAAGATTGCTGTACTCGATTTGCGTCTGAATGACCTCCAGCGCCGAGGCCGCCTCCTTAACCTGCCCCCGGGCGGTGGCCAACTCCTTCTTCAAAACGTCGATCTGTATTCGGTGGGTTTTAGCCAGGCGCAGAGCCGCCTGAGATTGTTCCAATTGAGCTCGGCCGGCCGCAATCTCTTCCTTGCGGGGCCCCTCAACTACCAAGTCATAATTTTCCTGGGCCTTTTTATAATTGGCCACAGCCATGTCGTAAGCCGTTTTAGCAGCATCCCAGTCCTGGGCGGCGATATATTTATCCTGGTAAAGTTTTTTGGCCCGGTCCATATCGGCCTTTTTCTTTTCCATATCAGCCAGTGCTTGATCGACTCCGGCCTTGGCGGATTGAATCTCTTGAGGACGCGAGCCATCGAGAAGCTGCTGTAGTCGGGCTTGGGCGTTCTCTACGGCCGCCTGGGCCTGAGAAATTTCCTGTGTGGTAGCTTGATCCTGATAATCAATATTCTTCTCCAGGGCTGGAAGGCGCGAACGCGCCGTTTCCAGCGTAGCCCCGGCTTTGGCCTTCTGGGCCAAAAGGTCTTTATGCTCCAGGGTGGCGATGAGCTGCCCTTCTTTAACTATATCTCCTTCATCGACCAGACGCTTGTCAATCTTCCCGGAGATTTTGAAGGCGACATCAATCGTGGTAACCTCTATATTTCCTGAGACCTGAATGGTTGATTCGGGAATCTCTCTACTGTGAAATTGCCAATAGTAAAAGATGATTCCCCCTGCCAGGACAATGGCCAGGGAAAGCATCCCCTTCCTTTTTTTCATCCTATTTCTCCCATCCTATATCTCCACATAACCAGGGGGTGATCGCTATAAGGATAGATTATAACTGAACTCTGTCAAGAGTTTTATATATAAATTGGATAAAAAAAGAAGAGGGGAGTAAACCGGCAAAAGCGATTTTTCCACACCCGCAAAGGGAAAACTTGACATCTAAGGTACTTATGATAGCATGACTAAAAAGTTTAAAATTATTGAATAGATCTTAGCTTCCTTTTTCTTTCAGGAAAAGGGAAAAAATAGAATCTCAGGAGGGCGCCATGAGCCGTAAAACCTACTCTTTCGGCAGCCCTCCGTTGATGGGGGAGTGGTGGTTCCTGGGAGCGTTCCAATGGCTGGAAACTTTTCCCCTCGACCAGAGGCCGAAAAGAGCCGCTGTTTATATCATGAATAATCCTGTAGGCACATCCCTACTCCCGTCCATAGATGAATATACGAAAAAATTAGGGATCCAGGTCGTAATCAATGAAAGGTATAACCTGAATCTTGCACCCTGAGGGGGCACCGCTCCCTTGCGTTCAATTGGGTTTTTAAAAACTTCCCCGCACACGATACAAAATTCACGTCCAGCCAAACCGACGAGGAATTATTTTCGCAATGTGGCCGCTCCGTACATGCTTTTTCCGTCTGATTCCCATTCCGTGCAAGAAATTTCTTGCCCACGGCGTTACCCAAAAGCATCCGCCTGCTGAATTCCAAAAAAAGGCAGCTGCTTGCACTGCCACAGTTTCCCGCCCAGCCACGGTTGCGCCTGATGACGACGCTTATCCAGGTAGTCCATAAACCTGAACAATCCGGCGACCCGGCTGTCATGCCGGGAATACTTCACCTCGGTTGTACCGGAATGCGTCGCGAGCTTGGCGGCGATGAACAAGAGCTTCAGCCGACCAATCCGGATGGTATGGTCTACGATCTCCTGCGCTTTGCAGACCATCTCTGGTGTAGGTTCGTGCCGCTCCGTTTCCCTCATGCCGTGCGCAGCCAGCATCTTGAATGACCGCCAAATGTTGTACGCCAGCATCACGATCTGGAAATAGGCGTAGTTGTTCCCAAACTTCCGTGAAGGAATGGCCTCCAATCCTTCCCGCTTGGCCTCGCCAATCAGGTTCTCGCAGTCCGCTCTCTGGTCATATTCCTCGATCACCGTATGCGCCGGTTGCCTAAGATCCGTTACGAATATCCGGTATTTATAGTTGGCCTCCTCAAGGAGTTCAAGCTGCGTATTTCCTTCAGACGGCGCTTCTTTGGGTATGCGCATGCAGACAAATCGGCAAGCATCGCCCCAGCCTGCGGGCTGATACATGACTTCGTTGTACTCCGCCGGATCATTCTTCCGGGCCTTGTACCATCCGGCAGGGGCAAACGACGGCGCACATACCTTGTTGCCGAAGATGAAGTGAAACCCCTCCTCCCGGGCAGCCTTTACAGCCTCCCAGCTGATGAATTCTCCGTCACCGCGAAGAACCACCTCCTTTACGCATCCGGGAAGGTACTGCTTGAAGACGCGGATCAGGGCGGCCACTTCCTCTCCTCCAATGGTCTCGCCTCTTCTAAGCTTGCCCATAAAATATTCACGGGTCTCCTGGATAAAACACAACACCGGACGGAAGCCCTTCTTCCCGCGGTTCTTGGGATTATGCCCTTTGCGTCCGCCCTGCTGACTGCCGTAAATCGTTTCCACCGTCGTGTCTATATTGATATGGATCTTCTGATAACTCAGGCCGCACAACTGCCACACCCGCTCCCGAAGGGCACTCGTGACCATCAGCAGCGACATCCCCTGGTTGATCCCTAAGGAATCCACGTACCGCCAATAGGTCGTTACATACGGCAGCTTGACCCGATCGAATAGGCCGCATACCAAAGGGTCAAACTGAATATACAAAAAATGCCATACCCGCGTGAATCCGATGAATAAAAGCAGCAGGACGCCAAAGACCATGTTGTAGTGCCCCATGTCCGGCATGCGCTCCGGCCGCTTATAGAACCCCTCAAAGATCTCCCTGAATCTCACGAGATCCAAAAACTTCACCAACCCCAGGAGTCCGCCGAAGGGGCTCAAACGCTCCCGACAATAGTCGTATGCCGTAGAATGCCCTATTTTATTCGCCTTCGGTTGACATTCACTTTCCCCTTGATTTTTGCATCTCCCAGCACTACCCTTATCTTGCCTTTTAACCATCTGGGTTACCTCCTATTGTTACCGGTTATGTCATGATAACCCTACAATAACAGGGGTAGCCCAGATGTTTCACCTTATTTCATTTATATCGGTGCAAGATTCAGGAAATAACTTTTGCCAGCTGGGTATTTTAGAGAGTAAAAAAAGGCAAAGGCAGATCAATGGCCGAACTTGAGCATTGCAGAGCCGATTCCGACGAAAATATTCGTTCTTTAGAAGCGAACCGGAAAGCCCTTTGGGGAGCTATTGGGATAACCGCGATCGTGATGGTCGTTGAAATCATCGGGGGCTTCCTGTCCAATTCCCTGGCTCTTTTAAGCGATGCCGGCCATATGTTGGCCGATGTTATGGCCCTGCTGCTGAGCCTGATTGCCCTTCAATTGGCCATGCACCCGCCCTCCCTCACCAAGACCTTCGGCCTCTACCGCATGGAAATCCTGGCGGCCTTGATTAACGGCACAACCCTAATCCTCATTGCGGTGTACATTCTGTACGAAGCCTACCAGCGTTTCCGATCATCGGTGGTAGTGGAAAGCCGAACCATGCTCCTGGTTGCAACAGTGGGTTTGGTGGCCAATGGATTAGCAGCCTGGGCGATGATGCGGACGAGTAAAGAGAGCCTGAACATCCGGGGTGCTTACCTGCATATATTGGGAGATGCCCTGTCTTCCCTGGGGGTCATTGCCGGGGGGCTGGTCATCTATTTTACTGGCTGGTACGTTGTAGATCCAATCATCAGCGTGGGGATCTGCCTGGTGATTTTGCGAGGGGCTTTTGTGCTGGTGAAAGACGCGGTCAACATCCTGCTGGAGGCCGTGCCCAAAGAAGTCGACCTTGAGGAAGTCCAGAGGGCGCTTAAGTCGATCCCCGGAGTGAAGGATTTGCATCACGTGCATCTATGGACCATTACTTCGGGTATTCATGCCCTGAGCGCTCATGTCCTGGTGGGCGACATCCAGATGAGCCGGACAGGGCAGATCCTTCAGGAAGTTAACCGCCTCCTGAGGGAAAAATATCGCATTCCCCATACTACCATTCAATTCGAATGCGAAAATTGCCAGGAAGGCTTTTACTGTAATATGGAGCGGGAATGCGTGTCCGTAACACGCCCCCATGCTCATGAGCCTTGAGAGGCAACTCCATTGAGCTTATCGTACCGCATCCGGGCACTATGGGCCACAGAGGCTCTGAACCATAACCTCGCCGCCCCCTCCCTGGAAGCGGCCATCGAACTGGAGAAGCGCAACCAGAGCATGTGCTGCTGCGCTCCCGAATTTATTAAGGCCGTTGAAGCCTTCGCCAAAAGAAGGTTACCCTAATTCGCTTGACAAAGAACTTGGACCTTGATATTTTACGATTGTAAAAATATTCTTTCCCCAAATCAGAAACCCAAACCAATTTAACCTTCTGGAGTGAACAATGAAAAAAAGAGCTCAGAAGGTTTTGAGCATAAGCCTCAGGAGGTAAATTTTCCCTTTTGAGGCTTTAATTTTTCTTTCTTAAGCGGCCAAGGGAAAAATGAAATAGATGAAGGAAAGGAGAATGAAAAATGCAGCATTTGCGCGCCGATCAGGTTGACTTTGTTGAATTTTCCATCCGGGGGAAAGAATATGACGTCAAATTTTTCGGAGTCCGTGCCGTCAAACTCCCAAGCCAGGAAACGCCTTATTGGGAAATTGAGTTTGATGACGGCACGATAATGATAACGACAGACCCCATAACGATTCGGATTAGTAAGAAGAAAAAATAGATCTGCAGATGGAAAAAAATTTACCGATCAAAAAGGGAGATAATAAAATGGAAAAAAAGGGGAAAGGATATGGAAGAATTACCAAAAAGGTAAGGTTATTTCTCTCCTTGGAGCCACCGAGGGTCATCGAGGGTACAGTAACGATTCCGAGTCCTAGGGCCAGATTATCAGACTTGCTGAATGACGAGCGATCCTATCTGGCCATTCAGAATGTCACAGTTCCTGACGGTTGGCTCAATTTAATATCGAATTTTGTGTTGCTGAGTAAAAAAGAGATCAAAGCCATCGTTGAGGTGGATTAAAACTTTTTACCCCTCCTGGCAGAGACGCTGCCATAATTGCAGATATTCTTCTTTAGAATATTTCGCCTGATAGTTCCCTTTGATGGCCAAGCCTTCACCGGCCCCGTTCCCAAGCAGGTCGACCACAGTCAAGGCTAAACCTTTGGCCGATTCCACGTAAGCCAGTTGCGGATCATTCACCACGAACTCTTCCGTATGAAGATTCCCTCTTCCAGCTTTGATAAACGGTTGGAGGGTGGGCATAAGGTGTGATATATCCCCGAGATCCGAAGAAGCGGTAAGGTGCCCTGCCTGGCCGATCGCCTCTGTTCCCAAAAGAGCTGCCGCGTTGGCGGCGAAGAGCTGATCCAAACGGTCATTTTTCAAACATGGCAGGTAGCCGGGAAGGTCGGTGATTTCCACTTCCGCGCCGATGGCTAAGGCTCCAGCCTTGAGAGCGCGGTTGACTTTCTTGTTGGCATCCTGCATCGCTTCCACGCTTCGGCCCCGCACA harbors:
- a CDS encoding ABC transporter ATP-binding protein; the encoded protein is MNENKHLQWAVEIEDLVKNFGAFTAVDHISLKVRKGEIFGFLGPNGAGKSTTIRMLCGILVPTAGKGKVSGFDIFTEPEKIKENIGYMSQKFSLYDDLTVEENLDFFSGIYRLSRGIKKERKEWALQMAGLQDRRESLTRNLAGGWKQRLALGCAILHEPSILFLDEPTSGVDPLSRRSFWDLIYEMAGRGVTVFVTTHYMDEAEYCDRLALIDRGKIIALGTPVELKTRYMPEAVWELETDHLHEALGVLKEGAGVTGRPAAQMQEPPLTEVAVFGNTLHVVTRREEDLSTYIPALLAARGIATKRLEQIEPSLEDVFVSLIEAKDRQVSKVSLSSQP
- a CDS encoding ABC transporter ATP-binding protein, which encodes MLAIKAENLSKKFGALTSVNNLNLEVKKGEIFGLVGPDGAGKTTTIRMFSGILHPTAGEAWVLDHPISREAEPLKEKIGYMAQRFALYSDLTVMENINFYADLYAVPQKERPSRIDRLLAFSNLAPFQKRLAQNLSGGMKQKLGLACALIHTPQVLFLDEPTNGVDPVSRRDFWRILYDLLKEGVTIFVSTAYLDEAERCHRIGLMHQGNLLSVGTPDEIKGLMKGELWEVRCQQRMKARNLLQNLPGIRSVGIFGDRIHVVLEDGEKTRPQMESLLRESGLEISSVRRITPSVEDVFIATVTEKVRSDESD
- a CDS encoding efflux RND transporter periplasmic adaptor subunit is translated as MKKRKGMLSLAIVLAGGIIFYYWQFHSREIPESTIQVSGNIEVTTIDVAFKISGKIDKRLVDEGDIVKEGQLIATLEHKDLLAQKAKAGATLETARSRLPALEKNIDYQDQATTQEISQAQAAVENAQARLQQLLDGSRPQEIQSAKAGVDQALADMEKKKADMDRAKKLYQDKYIAAQDWDAAKTAYDMAVANYKKAQENYDLVVEGPRKEEIAAGRAQLEQSQAALRLAKTHRIQIDVLKKELATARGQVKEAASALEVIQTQIEYSNLYAPTSGVVLVKNAEPGEFVVPGGAVVTLGQIEKPWLKAFINESDLGRVKLGQKVSVTTDTYPGKEYPGKVTFISSEAEFTPKNVQTAKERVKLVYRIKVALENPQNELKPGMPADAQIHLK
- a CDS encoding IS1380 family transposase, whose translation is MVKRQDKGSAGRCKNQGESECQPKANKIGHSTAYDYCRERLSPFGGLLGLVKFLDLVRFREIFEGFYKRPERMPDMGHYNMVFGVLLLLFIGFTRVWHFLYIQFDPLVCGLFDRVKLPYVTTYWRYVDSLGINQGMSLLMVTSALRERVWQLCGLSYQKIHINIDTTVETIYGSQQGGRKGHNPKNRGKKGFRPVLCFIQETREYFMGKLRRGETIGGEEVAALIRVFKQYLPGCVKEVVLRGDGEFISWEAVKAAREEGFHFIFGNKVCAPSFAPAGWYKARKNDPAEYNEVMYQPAGWGDACRFVCMRIPKEAPSEGNTQLELLEEANYKYRIFVTDLRQPAHTVIEEYDQRADCENLIGEAKREGLEAIPSRKFGNNYAYFQIVMLAYNIWRSFKMLAAHGMRETERHEPTPEMVCKAQEIVDHTIRIGRLKLLFIAAKLATHSGTTEVKYSRHDSRVAGLFRFMDYLDKRRHQAQPWLGGKLWQCKQLPFFGIQQADAFG
- a CDS encoding cation diffusion facilitator family transporter, whose product is MAELEHCRADSDENIRSLEANRKALWGAIGITAIVMVVEIIGGFLSNSLALLSDAGHMLADVMALLLSLIALQLAMHPPSLTKTFGLYRMEILAALINGTTLILIAVYILYEAYQRFRSSVVVESRTMLLVATVGLVANGLAAWAMMRTSKESLNIRGAYLHILGDALSSLGVIAGGLVIYFTGWYVVDPIISVGICLVILRGAFVLVKDAVNILLEAVPKEVDLEEVQRALKSIPGVKDLHHVHLWTITSGIHALSAHVLVGDIQMSRTGQILQEVNRLLREKYRIPHTTIQFECENCQEGFYCNMERECVSVTRPHAHEP